One Coccinella septempunctata chromosome X, icCocSept1.1, whole genome shotgun sequence genomic window carries:
- the LOC123322271 gene encoding uncharacterized protein LOC123322271, which produces MHNRPDIALFDNDRRTCMLIEFTIPADDNITRAYTEKITKYGDLAFQLKEMYDLSKISILPLIMSTNGIVEAHLPENTRRLCLELDVISTSQKQVILSTTRIVRRFLQGF; this is translated from the coding sequence ATGCATAATAGACCCGACATAGCGCTTTTCGATAATGACAGGAGGACGTGCATGTTGATAGAGTTCACAATCCCAGCTGATGATAACATCACAAGAGCATACACCGAAAAAATAACGAAGTATGGTGACCTGGCGTTTCAGCTGAAGGAGATGTATGATCTGAGCAAGATTAGTATTCTTCCGTTAATAATGTCGACCAATGGAATAGTTGAGGCACACCTACCTGAGAACACCAGGAGATTATGTTTGGAGCTAGATGTCATCTCTACTTCCCAGAAGCAGGTCATCTTGAGTACAACTAGAATTGTTCGGAGGTTTCTACAAGGTTTTTGA
- the LOC123321934 gene encoding uncharacterized protein LOC123321934 isoform X3 — protein sequence MAVSLPSVSGNRAVGYLPWSARPCHISDSSWMLGGAIGSLLDDKFSAVTLSSSSDSALKKEYRIEL from the exons ATGGCCGTTAGTCTGCCTTCTGTTTCCGGGAACAG ggCTGTTGGGTACCTTCCATGGAGTGCTCGGCCATGCCATATCTCTGATAGCTCTTGGATGTTGGGGGGCGCAATTGGATCATTGCTAGATGACAAGTTTAGTGCTGTTACATTGTCATCTTCTTCAGATAGCGCTTTGAAGAAAG agtaTCGCATAGAATTATAA
- the LOC123321934 gene encoding uncharacterized protein LOC123321934 isoform X1 produces MAVSLPSVSGNRAVGYLPWSARPCHISDSSWMLGGAIGSLLDDKFSAVTLSSSSDSALKKGKFLDLKYSLISLTVLWCVVSMFCSPLPPSFLGMYSLLTEAFG; encoded by the exons ATGGCCGTTAGTCTGCCTTCTGTTTCCGGGAACAG ggCTGTTGGGTACCTTCCATGGAGTGCTCGGCCATGCCATATCTCTGATAGCTCTTGGATGTTGGGGGGCGCAATTGGATCATTGCTAGATGACAAGTTTAGTGCTGTTACATTGTCATCTTCTTCAGATAGCGCTTTGAAGAAAGGTAAGTTTCTTGATCTGAAATATTCCCTCATCTCATTAACAGTGTTGTGGTGCGTAGTTTCAATGTTTTGTAGCCCTCTTCCTCCATCTTTTCTAGGTATGTATAGTCTATTGACCGAGGCGTTTGGGTGA
- the LOC123322269 gene encoding uncharacterized protein K02A2.6-like — MLDAEAYKLMYSLCSPEKPDQKSFDDLIRLFGKQMLPQEIPLAERFKFYQARKGEEESPKEWAASIRGLAVRCKFGNELNNCLRDKFFCGYEKGPVLDRLLEEKITVSLEEMVALAENKMAAQNHFQQQMATGTTNMKTEALQYVERRRGKEKATNRNTEPPRTSEKCRACGKPDHEKAKCSFRNYFCRICNKKGHLAVVCFENKANENKNTKYILNRHYYVEDQRPLPHDDLELFSIENEGDRGSSFKIDLTVNKVKLTFQIETGASVSAISEKCYKNKLSHLPLLKTDKVFYFYNGMRVLPVGYINADITYNSVKKHLKIYVMINGGPPNAGRDLLEMYNSKFSDVNFVRVEHRNLDELLTKYKNLFELGLGKFTKGTASINIKDIVTPHFIKYRPVPYAIKEKVEIELNRLLSLGVIEPVDFSDWATPVVPVLKKGEQEVRLCGDYKVTINPCIEVDKYPLPRIEDFLGALSGGKKFSKLDLSQAYQQICVDDESEELFTISTHKGLFRYNRLTYGVVSAPAKFQKIMESLLSGIEGIEILLNDILVTGPSDEKHLSRLEKVLRILSEAGFRLNIEKCEFFKEQFEYLGY; from the coding sequence ATGCTGGATGCAGAAGCGTACAAGTTGATGTATAGTCTTTGCAGTCCAGAGAAACCCGATCAAAAATCATTTGATGATTTGATTCGTCTCTTTGGTAAACAAATGCTACCTCAAGAAATTCCACTGGCGGAAAGATTCAAATTTTATCAAGCTAGGAAAGGAGAAGAGGAATCACCAAAGGAATGGGCAGCTAGTATTCGCGGTTTGGCAGTTCGATGCAAATTTGGTAATGAACTCAACAACTGTCTACGAGATAAATTTTTCTGTGGATATGAAAAAGGCCCAGTATTGGATAGACTTCTGGAGGAGAAAATCACAGTTTCCCTAGAAGAAATGGTGGCGTTAGCTGAAAACAAAATGGCCGCTCAGAACCATTTTCAGCAACAAATGGCGACAGGTACCACAAACATGAAGACGGAGGCATTGCAGTACGTGGAGCGCAGACGCGGAAAAGAGAAGGCAACCAATAGAAACACGGAACCACCGAGGACGTCAGAAAAATGTCGAGCTTGCGGAAAACCTGATCATGAAAAAGCTAAGTGTTCATTCAGAAATTATTTTTGTAGGATATGCAATAAAAAAGGTCATTTAGCAGTGGTCTGCTTCGAAAATAAAGCTAATGAGAACAAAAATACAAAGTACATTTTAAATCGACATTATTATGTTGAGGACCAGAGACCATTGCCCCATGACGATTTAGAATTATTCTCTATAGAAAATGAGGGGGATAGAGgaagttcatttaaaattgatcTGACTGTTAACAAGGTTAAATTGACATTTCAGATAGAAACAGGTGCAAGTGTCTCAGCTATTTCAGAAAAATGTTATAAAAACAAACTGAGTCACCTGCCCTTGTTGAAAACTGATaaggtattttatttttataatggCATGAGAGTTTTACCGGTTGGATACATAAATGCTGATATTACATACAACTCAGTGAAAAAACACTTAAAAATTTATGTAATGATAAATGGTGGCCCTCCTAATGCTGGTCGTGATCTTTTAGAAATGTACAATTCGAAATTTTCTGATGTTAATTTTGTGAGGGTTGAACATAGAAATTTGGATGAATTGttgacaaaatataaaaatttatttgaacTGGGCCTAGGTAAATTTACTAAAGGTACAGCTTCTATCAACATAAAAGATATTGTTACAcctcatttcataaaatatagACCTGTACCATATGCTATCaaagaaaaagttgaaatagAGCTTAATCGTCTTTTATCTTTAGGAGTCATAGAACCTGTGGATTTCAGCGATTGGGCAACTCCAGTAGTACCGGTGCTTAAAAAAGGAGAACAGGAAGTAAGATTGTGTGGGGACTATAAAGTAACAATTAATCCTTGTATAGAAGTCGATAAATACCCATTGCCTAGGATTGAAGATTTTTTAGGAGCCTTGAGCGGTGGTAAGAAATTCTCAAAGTTAGATCTATCGCAGGCATATCAACAAATATGCGTTGATGATGAGTCGGAAGAATTGTTTACTATATCTACTCACAAAGGGTTGTTTAGATACAATCGTCTGACATATGGTGTAGTATCAGCACCGGCtaagtttcagaaaattatgGAATCATTATTGTCCGGAATCGAAGGTATAGAAATCCTTTTAAACGATATTTTAGTTACCGGTCCTAGTGATGAAAAACATTTGAGTAGGTTAGAAAAAGTTTTGAGAATTTTAAGTGAAGCAGGATTCAGATTGAATAtagaaaaatgtgaatttttcaaagaGCAATTTGAATATTTGGGTTATTGA
- the LOC123321934 gene encoding uncharacterized protein LOC123321934 isoform X2 — protein MAVSLPSVSGNRAVGYLPWSARPCHISDSSWMLGGAIGSLLDDKFSAVTLSSSSDSALKKGMYSLLTEAFG, from the exons ATGGCCGTTAGTCTGCCTTCTGTTTCCGGGAACAG ggCTGTTGGGTACCTTCCATGGAGTGCTCGGCCATGCCATATCTCTGATAGCTCTTGGATGTTGGGGGGCGCAATTGGATCATTGCTAGATGACAAGTTTAGTGCTGTTACATTGTCATCTTCTTCAGATAGCGCTTTGAAGAAAG GTATGTATAGTCTATTGACCGAGGCGTTTGGGTGA
- the LOC123322270 gene encoding uncharacterized protein LOC123322270, translating into MANKEKFKRSWLVYSKTKNALYCTACKLFANSCPSALGKDGFINWKNASERLAEHDISPVHKHKECFIKWKTRLQQMKSCLGIDCDIERQIHSEKEKWRHILHVAMDAVMYLATNCLSFRGSKESQIDFTQHCLQLSRGNFLNLINLLAKYDPTLKCHLDHLKKGQTSYLSKTIQNEMIDLMAIKVRNNIINEIKEANYFTIMFDCTPDVSHTEQMSQVIRYLKRTESGYEIKESFIDFLEVDGKTGEYISQRILDKLQADDLDVEKCRGQSYDNGSNMAGIYKGVQSRILRMNELAVFVPCLHTH; encoded by the coding sequence ATGGCTAATAAGGAAAAATTCAAAAGGTCCTGGCTTGtttattcaaaaacaaagaatgcaCTTTACTGCACCGCCTGCAAATTATTCGCCAATTCTTGTCCATCAGCCTTGGGCAAAGACGGTTTTATAAATTGGAAAAACGCTTCAGAAAGATTAGCTGAGCATGACATATCGCCAGTGCATAAACATAAAGAATGTTTCATCAAATGGAAAACCCGTCTGCAGCAAATGAAATCGTGTCTGGGTATTGATTGCGACATTGAGCGACAGATTCACTCTGAGAAAGAGAAGTGGAGACATATTCTACATGTAGCTATGGACGCTGTCATGTATCTTGCCACCAACTGTCTTTCTTTTAGAGGTTCCAAAGAATCCCAAATTGATTTCACACAACATTGTCTTCAACTGAGTCGAGGCAATTTTCTCAATTTGATAAATCTGCTCGCTAAATATGACCCTACTCTGAAGTGCCATCTAGACCACCTAAAAAAAGGACAAACATCCTATCTGTCCAAAACTATACAAAATGAAATGATCGATTTAATGGCCATCAAAGTTCGGAATAACATTATTAATGAGATCAAGGAGGCCAACTATTTCACTATTATGTTCGACTGCACCCCAGATGTATCTCATACAGAACAAATGAGCCAGGTTATACGATATTTAAAGAGAACGGAGTCTGGATATGAGATAAAGGAAAGTTTTATTGACTTCCTAGAAGTTGACGGAAAGACTGGAGAATATATATCACAGCGAATTCTAGATAAACTGCAAGCTGATGATTTAGATGTCGAAAAATGTCGTGGACAATCCTACGACAACGGATCTAATATGGCTGGCATATATAAAGGAGTCCAATCCAGAATTCTACGGATGAACGAGCTGGCAGTATTTGTTCCATGCCTACACACTCATTAA